The Chryseolinea soli genome contains a region encoding:
- a CDS encoding DUF3467 domain-containing protein, whose amino-acid sequence MSDDKNKQQQQAQINIELTEEIAEGVYSNLAMIAHSNSEFVIDFIRLMPGVAKAKVKSRIVITPEHAKRFLFALKDNIEKYEASFGPIKRTDDMPKFPMNFGGTVGEA is encoded by the coding sequence ATGTCCGACGACAAGAACAAACAGCAGCAACAGGCCCAGATCAACATCGAGCTGACAGAGGAAATCGCCGAGGGCGTTTATTCCAATTTGGCCATGATCGCCCATTCCAACAGCGAATTTGTGATCGATTTTATCCGGTTGATGCCGGGAGTGGCCAAAGCGAAGGTAAAATCGCGCATTGTCATCACTCCGGAACACGCCAAACGCTTCCTTTTCGCCTTGAAAGACAATATTGAGAAGTACGAGGCCAGCTTTGGCCCCATCAAGCGAACCGACGATATGCCGAAGTTTCCCATGAATTTTGGGGGTACCGTCGGGGAGGCATAA
- the rpsL gene encoding 30S ribosomal protein S12, which translates to MPTIQQLVRKGRKKLTFKSKSPALDSCPQRRGVCTRVYTTTPKKPNSAMRKVARVRLTNGKEVNAYIPGEGHNLQEHSIVLIRGGRVKDLPGVRYHIIRGALDTAGVNGRKQSRSKYGAKRPKPGAAAAAPAKGGAKKK; encoded by the coding sequence ATGCCTACCATTCAGCAACTTGTAAGAAAGGGAAGAAAGAAATTGACGTTCAAGTCAAAGTCACCTGCCCTGGATTCCTGCCCTCAGCGCAGGGGCGTTTGTACACGTGTGTACACAACAACGCCTAAAAAACCTAACTCTGCTATGCGCAAAGTAGCCCGCGTACGCCTCACCAATGGAAAAGAGGTGAACGCGTATATCCCTGGTGAAGGCCATAACCTGCAGGAACACTCCATCGTGCTGATCCGCGGCGGTCGGGTGAAAGACCTTCCCGGCGTTCGCTACCACATCATCCGTGGTGCCCTCGATACGGCGGGCGTGAACGGCCGTAAACAAAGCCGCTCGAAATACGGTGCCAAGAGACCTAAACCGGGAGCAGCAGCTGCAGCCCCTGCAAAGGGCGGCGCTAAGAAAAAATAA
- the rpsG gene encoding 30S ribosomal protein S7, whose translation MRKSKPKKRYLLPDPKFQDTLVTKFVNYLMEQGKKSVAYTIFYDAVEQVEKKTNESGLEVWKRAMSNLTPAVEVKSRRVGGATFQVPVEIRPERKVNLSIKWLIDYARLRGEKTMMDKLAAEIIAASKGEGAAIKKKDDTHRMAEANKAFSHFRF comes from the coding sequence ATGAGAAAGTCAAAACCTAAGAAAAGATACCTGTTGCCCGATCCTAAATTCCAGGATACGCTGGTGACCAAGTTTGTGAACTACCTGATGGAACAGGGCAAGAAAAGCGTGGCCTACACCATTTTCTACGACGCCGTTGAGCAAGTAGAAAAGAAGACCAACGAAAGTGGTCTCGAAGTGTGGAAGCGCGCCATGAGCAACCTGACTCCCGCCGTTGAAGTAAAGAGCCGCCGTGTAGGGGGTGCTACTTTCCAGGTGCCGGTAGAAATCAGACCCGAGCGCAAAGTAAACCTCAGCATCAAATGGCTTATCGACTACGCCCGTCTGCGCGGCGAAAAGACCATGATGGACAAGCTGGCTGCCGAGATCATCGCAGCTTCTAAAGGTGAAGGCGCTGCCATCAAAAAGAAAGACGATACCCATCGCATGGCGGAAGCCAACAAGGCTTTTTCACATTTCAGATTTTAA
- the fusA gene encoding elongation factor G has translation MARDLRFTRNIGIAAHIDAGKTTTTERILYYSGVNHKIGEVHDGAATMDWMAQEQERGITITSAATTVYWKYRSNDYHVNIIDTPGHVDFTVEVNRSLRVLDGLVFLFSAVDGVEPQSETNWRLADNYKVARIGFVNKMDRAGSDFLGVCKQVKEKLGSKAVALQLPIGSEENFRGVVDLVNNRGIIWNEEDKGMTYKVVPIPDDMVEEAAEYREKLLESVAEYDESLMEKFFEDPNSITETEILTALRKATIDMAIVPMVCGSSFKNKGVQTMLDYVMELLPSPMDKDTIVGINPDTNEEVAIKPDEKGPFVALAFKIATDPFVGRLCFIRAYSGVLESGSYIYNTRSEAKERISRVFQMHANKQNQIERLSAGDIGAVVGFKDIKTGDTLCDEKNKVVMESMVFPEPVIGYAIEPKKQADVDKLGMAIAKLVEEDPTLRVNTDQETGQTILRGMGELHLEIIIDRLKREFKVEINQGAPQVAYKEALTKSVEHKEVYKKQTGGRGKFADILFELGPRGELQEGDKEGLEFVNDIVGGVIPREFIPAIQKGFEQSMVNGPLAGYQIDNMKVRLFHGSYHDVDSDSLSFELAARIGFKEAAKKCAPQLLEPIMSVEVLSPDEFTGSVTGDLNRRRGVMKGMDTRSGAQVIKADVPLAELFGYVTDLRTITSGRASASLTFSHYAPVPKNLAEKVIEDVKGAALAK, from the coding sequence ATGGCTAGGGATTTAAGATTCACCAGAAACATTGGTATCGCTGCGCACATTGATGCTGGTAAAACCACCACCACTGAGCGTATCCTGTACTATTCCGGGGTGAACCACAAGATCGGTGAGGTGCACGATGGTGCCGCCACGATGGACTGGATGGCGCAAGAGCAAGAAAGAGGTATCACCATCACTTCTGCAGCCACAACCGTATATTGGAAATACAGAAGCAACGACTACCACGTAAACATCATCGATACCCCCGGGCACGTTGACTTTACGGTAGAAGTGAACCGCTCCCTCCGCGTACTGGATGGTCTCGTGTTCTTGTTCAGCGCCGTTGACGGTGTTGAGCCTCAATCCGAAACCAACTGGCGCCTGGCCGACAACTACAAAGTGGCCCGCATCGGTTTCGTAAACAAAATGGACCGTGCAGGTTCCGACTTCCTCGGCGTTTGCAAGCAAGTGAAAGAGAAGCTCGGCAGCAAGGCTGTAGCCCTCCAGTTGCCCATCGGTTCGGAAGAAAACTTCCGCGGCGTAGTTGACCTGGTCAACAACCGTGGTATCATCTGGAATGAAGAAGACAAGGGCATGACCTACAAGGTTGTTCCCATTCCCGACGACATGGTGGAAGAAGCTGCCGAATACCGCGAGAAATTGCTGGAGTCCGTAGCCGAATACGATGAGAGCCTCATGGAGAAATTCTTCGAGGATCCCAACTCCATCACTGAAACAGAAATTTTGACTGCGTTGCGTAAAGCAACCATCGATATGGCCATCGTTCCCATGGTGTGCGGTTCTTCGTTCAAGAACAAAGGCGTACAAACCATGTTGGACTATGTGATGGAACTCCTTCCTTCACCGATGGACAAAGACACGATCGTAGGTATCAACCCCGATACCAACGAAGAAGTGGCTATCAAGCCCGACGAAAAAGGACCTTTCGTTGCCCTGGCATTTAAAATTGCAACCGATCCGTTCGTAGGCCGTCTGTGCTTTATCCGCGCATACTCCGGCGTATTGGAATCCGGTTCCTATATCTACAACACCCGCTCCGAAGCAAAGGAACGCATCTCCCGCGTATTCCAGATGCACGCCAACAAGCAGAACCAGATCGAAAGACTGTCTGCCGGTGACATCGGTGCCGTGGTAGGTTTCAAAGACATCAAGACTGGCGATACGCTTTGCGATGAAAAGAACAAGGTGGTGATGGAATCCATGGTGTTCCCTGAGCCTGTGATCGGTTACGCTATCGAGCCGAAGAAACAAGCCGACGTGGACAAACTGGGTATGGCCATTGCCAAGCTGGTAGAAGAAGATCCTACGTTGCGCGTAAATACAGATCAGGAAACGGGTCAGACCATCCTGAGAGGTATGGGCGAGTTGCACTTGGAAATTATCATCGACCGTCTGAAACGCGAATTCAAAGTAGAGATCAACCAGGGTGCTCCCCAGGTGGCCTACAAAGAAGCGCTTACCAAGTCGGTTGAACATAAAGAAGTATACAAGAAGCAGACCGGTGGTCGTGGTAAATTTGCCGATATTCTTTTCGAACTCGGACCCCGCGGCGAACTGCAGGAAGGCGACAAGGAAGGACTGGAGTTTGTGAACGACATCGTAGGTGGTGTTATTCCTCGCGAATTCATCCCCGCCATCCAGAAAGGCTTCGAGCAGTCGATGGTGAACGGTCCTCTGGCCGGCTACCAGATCGACAACATGAAAGTAAGATTGTTCCATGGCTCTTACCATGACGTTGACTCCGACTCTTTGTCGTTCGAATTGGCGGCACGCATTGGCTTCAAAGAAGCCGCTAAGAAATGCGCTCCCCAATTGCTGGAACCGATCATGAGTGTGGAAGTGCTCTCGCCGGACGAGTTCACAGGTTCTGTAACCGGTGACTTGAACCGCAGAAGAGGCGTTATGAAGGGCATGGATACCCGCTCGGGTGCCCAGGTGATCAAGGCCGATGTGCCGCTGGCCGAACTGTTCGGTTATGTAACGGACTTGAGAACCATTACTTCAGGACGTGCTTCAGCTTCTTTGACGTTCTCTCACTATGCGCCTGTTCCCAAGAACTTGGCCGAGAAAGTAATTGAAGATGTAAAAGGCGCAGCCTTAGCAAAATAA
- the rpsJ gene encoding 30S ribosomal protein S10 yields MNQKIRIKLKSYDHNLVDKSSEKIVRAVKATGAVVSGPIPLPTEKEKFTVLRSPHVNKKAREQFQLCTYKRLVDIYSNSAKTVDALMKLELPSGVDVEIKV; encoded by the coding sequence ATGAACCAGAAAATCAGAATAAAATTGAAGTCCTACGACCACAACCTGGTCGACAAATCTTCAGAGAAGATCGTTAGGGCTGTAAAAGCTACAGGTGCTGTAGTGAGTGGACCCATTCCGTTGCCCACTGAAAAAGAGAAGTTCACGGTGCTTCGCTCGCCCCACGTAAACAAAAAGGCGCGTGAGCAATTCCAACTCTGCACGTATAAGCGTCTGGTTGATATCTATTCCAACAGTGCCAAGACTGTTGATGCCCTGATGAAGCTCGAGCTTCCCAGCGGTGTTGATGTAGAGATCAAAGTATAG
- a CDS encoding nucleotidyltransferase family protein, with the protein MTKKENPAADNPHVAIVILAAGSSSRMGQSKQLLRVHDTTVLRHAITVALDAGPAVVAVVLGAHAKQHRESIQSLPASVVVNEQWETGMGSSLKAGLRHVEAHHPNITAVLFMVCDQPALTTQHLLNLIGKTEKPIVASHYAGSPGVPALFKKSLFPSLHALGDDQGAKKMFQLFPEQVSTVDFPKGELDLDTMDDYQNYLDQK; encoded by the coding sequence ATGACCAAGAAGGAGAACCCAGCGGCTGACAACCCTCATGTTGCCATCGTTATATTGGCCGCGGGTTCTTCTTCGCGCATGGGTCAATCCAAGCAGCTGCTCCGGGTGCATGACACCACGGTGCTTCGCCACGCCATTACGGTTGCCTTAGATGCCGGGCCAGCCGTGGTCGCGGTGGTGTTGGGTGCGCACGCGAAACAACATCGCGAAAGTATTCAGTCTCTGCCTGCGAGCGTTGTCGTGAACGAGCAATGGGAGACGGGTATGGGAAGTTCGTTAAAAGCAGGGCTTCGGCACGTGGAAGCCCACCACCCGAACATCACCGCAGTGCTCTTCATGGTTTGCGACCAACCGGCACTGACCACACAGCATCTGTTAAACCTCATTGGAAAAACCGAAAAACCTATTGTCGCCTCTCATTACGCCGGATCGCCTGGCGTGCCGGCATTATTTAAAAAATCGCTCTTTCCTTCCCTCCATGCTCTTGGAGATGATCAAGGTGCAAAAAAAATGTTTCAGCTTTTCCCAGAACAGGTATCCACCGTGGATTTCCCCAAAGGAGAATTGGACCTCGACACGATGGATGATTATCAAAACTACCTCGACCAAAAATAA
- a CDS encoding PQQ-binding-like beta-propeller repeat protein: protein MKYILSLTLLVFLASCSTKKEETATSAYASWRIKGGTADGIQYSSLQTINKENVSNLRVAWTYRTGDADTVNNRTQLQCNPIIVDGVLYATSAQLKAFAVDAATGKELWRFDPGEPNAGLGVNRGVTYWAEGEDKRILYSFGENLYAIDAKTGKKIETFGTSGKVSLKEGLGERAATLMVLSNTPGVIYKNLIIMGSRVHEGPIAAPGYLRAFDVKTGKLAWVFHTIPQPGEAGYETWPKDAYKTIGGVNAWCGMTVDHQRGLVYAATGSPSFDFYGGNRKGQNLYANCVLALNAETGERKWHYQVIHHDMWDRDLPAPPMLVTVTHDGQKKDAVAQLTKSGFVYVLDRDSGEPLFPVVETPFPPSDLEGEEAWPTQPIPTKPAPFARQAFTEDMINKMTPEIENWVKGKFKGLRTGKNFIPPSKEGTIIFPGFDGGAEWGGGSFDPETGLLYVNANEMPWILQMVDVRMKENAWIGISLYRTHCATCHGIERAGDGHVFPSLLKANEKFNKESLKQFILKGKGVMPAFTHLTEKERDAIARYVLNLEERTEDEKKGIFERHPDILYSNTGYNRFITPEGYPAVQPPWGTLSAIDLNAGEMKWQVPLGEFKELKEKGVPPTGTENYGGTATTAGGLVFVGASRDEMFRAFDKATGKILWEYKLPSGGYATPSVYEVDGKQYVVIACGGGKMGTKSGDSFVAFALP from the coding sequence ATGAAATACATCCTGTCTTTAACGCTACTCGTTTTCCTGGCGAGCTGCTCCACGAAAAAGGAAGAAACGGCAACCTCCGCCTACGCGTCCTGGCGCATCAAAGGCGGCACGGCGGATGGCATCCAGTATTCCTCGCTGCAAACCATCAACAAAGAAAATGTATCCAACCTGCGGGTGGCCTGGACGTATCGCACCGGCGATGCCGACACGGTGAACAACCGGACCCAGCTCCAATGCAATCCAATCATCGTGGATGGCGTGCTGTATGCCACCTCGGCCCAATTGAAAGCCTTTGCCGTTGATGCCGCCACGGGCAAAGAATTGTGGCGATTCGATCCGGGCGAACCCAATGCAGGCCTCGGCGTGAATCGGGGCGTTACCTATTGGGCAGAAGGCGAAGACAAACGCATTCTCTATTCCTTTGGTGAAAATCTATATGCTATCGACGCAAAGACGGGAAAGAAAATTGAAACCTTCGGCACGTCGGGAAAAGTTAGTTTGAAAGAAGGGCTCGGCGAACGGGCGGCCACGTTGATGGTGCTCTCCAATACCCCGGGCGTGATCTATAAAAATTTGATCATCATGGGCTCACGCGTTCACGAGGGCCCCATCGCCGCACCCGGCTATCTCCGCGCCTTTGATGTGAAAACCGGAAAGCTGGCGTGGGTCTTTCACACGATCCCTCAACCCGGAGAAGCGGGCTATGAAACGTGGCCCAAGGATGCCTACAAAACCATCGGCGGCGTGAATGCCTGGTGTGGCATGACCGTGGATCATCAACGCGGCCTGGTCTATGCCGCCACCGGTTCACCCTCTTTTGATTTCTATGGAGGAAATCGCAAAGGACAAAACCTCTACGCCAACTGTGTGCTGGCTCTGAACGCAGAAACCGGAGAACGCAAATGGCATTATCAGGTGATCCATCACGACATGTGGGATCGCGATCTGCCGGCACCCCCCATGCTGGTCACTGTTACTCACGACGGTCAAAAGAAAGATGCTGTGGCCCAGCTCACAAAGAGTGGCTTTGTCTATGTATTGGACCGCGACAGCGGTGAGCCTTTGTTCCCGGTAGTGGAGACACCCTTCCCTCCCTCCGATCTCGAAGGCGAAGAAGCCTGGCCCACCCAACCCATTCCTACGAAGCCTGCCCCCTTTGCCCGCCAGGCTTTCACGGAAGACATGATCAACAAGATGACGCCGGAAATTGAAAACTGGGTGAAGGGAAAATTCAAAGGCCTTCGCACCGGGAAAAATTTCATTCCCCCCAGCAAGGAGGGCACCATCATCTTCCCCGGCTTTGACGGTGGCGCCGAATGGGGTGGTGGTTCATTCGACCCAGAAACCGGTTTGCTCTATGTAAACGCAAACGAAATGCCCTGGATCCTTCAAATGGTGGATGTGCGCATGAAAGAAAACGCATGGATCGGCATCTCGCTCTATCGCACACATTGTGCGACCTGTCACGGCATCGAGCGCGCCGGCGACGGGCACGTATTTCCATCCCTGCTAAAAGCCAATGAGAAGTTTAACAAAGAATCCCTCAAGCAATTTATCCTGAAAGGAAAAGGCGTCATGCCCGCCTTTACACACCTCACAGAGAAAGAACGCGACGCCATCGCCCGCTATGTTCTAAACCTGGAGGAACGCACGGAAGATGAAAAGAAAGGCATCTTCGAACGCCACCCCGACATTCTCTATTCCAACACGGGCTACAACCGTTTCATCACACCCGAAGGCTACCCGGCAGTGCAGCCTCCCTGGGGCACGCTCAGCGCCATCGACCTGAACGCCGGTGAAATGAAATGGCAGGTTCCCCTCGGAGAATTTAAGGAGTTGAAAGAGAAAGGCGTCCCTCCTACTGGAACAGAAAATTACGGAGGAACAGCAACGACTGCTGGCGGTCTTGTCTTTGTCGGCGCCAGCCGCGATGAAATGTTCCGCGCCTTCGATAAAGCTACCGGCAAAATTCTTTGGGAATACAAATTGCCCTCGGGCGGATATGCAACGCCATCGGTATACGAAGTCGATGGAAAACAATATGTAGTGATCGCTTGTGGTGGTGGAAAGATGGGTACAAAATCAGGCGATAGTTTTGTAGCGTTCGCGCTTCCTTAA
- a CDS encoding XdhC family protein encodes MKEFKAILDACKKVDFAERRAALATVVKVRGSSYRSPGARMLITDDGRWVGSISGGCLEGDALRKARQVMTDRIPLTVTYDTSEESNQNLGIGLGCNGIIDVLIEPVDPTDEKNPVGFYEQIAALQVPVALATIFAAEDAGLVGKKLLLSEDGHKPHNFFDGTLEAIVTPHLEKLFESKKSQAITFDVKGKAVEVFTELIQPSTSLILFGGGFDARPVTQLAKSLGWEVTVTDECVAHIAPLFFPNADKLSLCQRDFVDRDFVITPYTACVLMSHNYTYDRDVLRKLLRTETPYIGILGPRKRFDKMLVEFEKEGLTLTPEDFHRIHSPIGLDIGAEAPDEIAVSIIAEIQGKFTNRSGGFLKYRQGPIHHRDATSDQVFKQVYLNSPDGTKKTATHK; translated from the coding sequence ATGAAAGAGTTTAAGGCCATATTGGATGCGTGTAAGAAGGTGGACTTCGCCGAGCGGAGGGCTGCGTTGGCTACCGTGGTGAAGGTGCGGGGTTCGTCGTATCGGAGCCCAGGGGCTCGCATGCTTATTACGGATGATGGCCGTTGGGTTGGGTCGATCAGTGGCGGGTGTTTGGAGGGGGATGCGCTACGCAAGGCGCGGCAGGTGATGACGGATCGAATTCCACTGACGGTGACTTACGATACCAGCGAGGAAAGCAATCAAAACCTCGGGATTGGTTTGGGATGCAATGGCATTATCGATGTATTGATCGAACCGGTCGATCCGACGGACGAGAAAAATCCGGTTGGGTTTTATGAGCAGATTGCGGCTTTGCAGGTACCCGTAGCGTTGGCTACCATTTTTGCAGCAGAGGACGCTGGTCTGGTAGGAAAAAAACTTCTGCTTTCGGAGGATGGCCATAAGCCCCATAATTTTTTCGATGGTACGCTCGAGGCCATCGTCACACCGCATCTTGAAAAACTTTTTGAATCAAAAAAATCGCAGGCGATCACTTTTGATGTGAAAGGAAAGGCCGTGGAAGTATTCACGGAGCTCATTCAGCCTTCTACATCGCTCATTCTCTTTGGTGGTGGCTTCGATGCACGCCCCGTGACCCAACTGGCCAAGTCGCTGGGCTGGGAGGTGACCGTAACGGACGAGTGTGTTGCGCATATCGCGCCGCTGTTCTTTCCAAATGCCGATAAACTATCACTCTGTCAACGTGATTTTGTCGACCGTGATTTTGTGATCACGCCTTATACGGCCTGTGTGCTCATGTCGCATAACTACACTTACGATCGCGATGTGCTCCGGAAATTGCTGCGCACGGAAACGCCTTACATCGGCATCCTGGGTCCGCGAAAGCGCTTTGATAAAATGTTAGTGGAATTCGAAAAAGAAGGATTGACCTTGACGCCGGAAGACTTTCACCGCATCCATTCTCCGATAGGCCTCGACATCGGCGCAGAAGCTCCGGATGAGATTGCTGTTTCTATTATTGCGGAAATTCAAGGCAAGTTCACCAATCGTTCTGGTGGGTTCCTGAAATATCGTCAAGGCCCCATCCATCACCGCGATGCGACCAGCGACCAGGTCTTCAAACAAGTCTATCTCAACAGCCCGGACGGCACCAAAAAGACAGCTACCCACAAGTAG
- a CDS encoding c-type cytochrome: protein MKNVVLVALFGLIIASFFSFRAKPLFDLKASIARGKEIYTAQCMNCHMEQGEGMEGVYPPLAKSNFLANRDRLIKIVLKGMRGPIKVNGTDYDSEMVGFELTDEQASDVINYVRNSWGNKHPAVQPSEIAAGLGTKSAEYTPY from the coding sequence ATGAAGAACGTCGTTTTAGTTGCCTTGTTTGGCCTGATCATCGCTTCCTTTTTCTCTTTCCGGGCGAAACCTTTGTTTGATTTGAAGGCCAGCATCGCCCGTGGCAAGGAAATTTATACCGCCCAGTGCATGAACTGTCACATGGAGCAAGGTGAAGGCATGGAGGGTGTTTATCCTCCTTTGGCCAAATCGAATTTTCTGGCCAACCGCGACCGGTTGATCAAGATTGTTTTGAAAGGGATGCGTGGACCCATCAAGGTGAACGGTACTGACTATGACAGTGAAATGGTGGGATTTGAGTTGACGGATGAGCAGGCTTCGGATGTGATCAACTACGTGCGCAATTCTTGGGGGAATAAGCATCCGGCGGTTCAGCCTAGTGAGATCGCGGCCGGGTTGGGGACGAAGTCTGCGGAGTATACGCCCTACTGA
- a CDS encoding molybdopterin cofactor-binding domain-containing protein, which translates to METKNLTRRNFIKLSSLTGAALTIGFYFPTGAKAAEIMKTETADNLGIDLNAWISIDTNGKVTITNHRAEMGQGSFQSVPQIIAEELEVDLNDVKIIFAQGNNAKYGSQITGGSSTVRGTYKKLLHLSATAREMLIEAAAKKWSVPASECYAENGHVIHKPSGKKFHYGELVADASKLTPPTSVHLKDPKDYKVLRKPIPRQDTPLKVNGTATFGMDKKLPGMLYAVVERNPRFQGKVKSFDDTETKKVPGVKHVIPVKMSVFNTFREGVAVVADSIWSAMQGRKVLKVEWDDSGFEHFSTEQLYTRMNDDLKTKDGLSFRTKGNFAAALEKADKKIEATYETPYESHSCMEPVNCTAHYQGDKLEIWGPIQGPDWVQDLLSPLMDLPKEKITVNMTFLGGGFGRKAFMDYPHEAAIISKAVNSPVQVVWTREDDTTQGPFRPGMVYQCSGGLKDGRISAYKAKLAGQNMDHQWPGAQKDSYNGSTTEGFLEPYFESIPHYSFSDLPLDVPIPVMWWRSVYASTNGFAFESFMDELAVQAGKDPLDFRRQHLGEERYQTLINRLEEVSGWKNRKKNEGYGVSITECFSSIVGEVVKVSKKADGKVKVDKVWAVMDCGWYVNPDIIRAQVEGSIVMALGAATVHATHFNDGKAVEQNFNTYKMPRITETPEIEVHVVDNEEKAGGVGEPGLPPLSAALTNAIFDLTGKRIRKLPFNLEEV; encoded by the coding sequence ATGGAAACAAAAAATCTAACCCGCAGAAATTTCATCAAGCTCTCCAGCCTTACCGGCGCAGCGCTGACGATCGGCTTTTACTTCCCGACCGGCGCGAAAGCTGCCGAGATCATGAAGACCGAAACCGCCGACAATCTCGGCATCGACCTCAACGCCTGGATCTCGATCGACACCAACGGCAAGGTGACCATCACCAACCACCGCGCAGAAATGGGACAAGGTTCGTTCCAGTCGGTGCCACAGATCATTGCCGAAGAACTGGAAGTGGATCTCAACGACGTGAAGATCATCTTTGCCCAGGGGAATAACGCCAAGTACGGCAGCCAGATCACCGGTGGAAGCTCCACGGTGCGCGGCACCTACAAGAAACTCTTACACCTGAGCGCCACCGCGCGCGAAATGCTGATCGAGGCCGCCGCTAAAAAGTGGAGCGTGCCCGCGTCGGAATGCTATGCTGAAAACGGTCACGTCATTCACAAACCTTCCGGAAAGAAATTCCACTATGGCGAACTGGTGGCCGATGCCTCCAAGCTTACGCCACCCACGTCGGTGCATTTGAAAGATCCGAAAGATTATAAGGTCCTTCGCAAACCCATTCCACGCCAGGACACACCGCTCAAAGTCAACGGTACGGCTACCTTCGGTATGGATAAAAAACTTCCCGGCATGCTCTATGCCGTGGTGGAACGCAACCCGCGCTTCCAGGGAAAGGTAAAAAGCTTTGACGACACCGAGACCAAGAAAGTCCCCGGCGTGAAGCACGTGATCCCGGTAAAGATGAGCGTCTTCAACACCTTCCGCGAAGGCGTGGCCGTGGTGGCAGACTCCATTTGGTCGGCCATGCAAGGACGAAAAGTATTGAAGGTGGAGTGGGACGACTCGGGTTTTGAACACTTCAGCACCGAACAACTCTACACCCGCATGAACGACGACCTGAAAACAAAAGACGGATTGTCGTTCCGCACCAAGGGCAACTTTGCCGCGGCATTAGAGAAAGCTGATAAGAAAATCGAAGCCACGTACGAAACTCCCTACGAATCACACAGCTGCATGGAGCCTGTGAATTGCACAGCCCACTACCAAGGCGACAAGCTGGAAATTTGGGGACCCATTCAAGGCCCGGATTGGGTACAGGATCTTTTGAGTCCCTTGATGGATCTGCCAAAAGAAAAGATCACCGTAAATATGACATTCCTCGGTGGTGGTTTTGGAAGAAAGGCATTTATGGATTACCCGCACGAAGCAGCCATCATCTCGAAAGCAGTGAACTCCCCCGTGCAGGTGGTGTGGACGCGCGAGGATGATACTACACAAGGACCGTTCCGTCCAGGTATGGTGTACCAATGCAGCGGCGGTCTTAAAGACGGACGCATTTCGGCCTACAAGGCCAAGCTTGCCGGCCAGAACATGGACCATCAGTGGCCCGGCGCACAAAAGGATTCTTATAACGGCAGCACCACGGAAGGATTTTTGGAACCTTACTTTGAAAGCATTCCGCACTACAGCTTCTCAGACTTGCCGTTGGATGTGCCCATCCCCGTGATGTGGTGGCGCTCGGTATATGCTTCGACAAATGGATTTGCCTTTGAAAGTTTTATGGACGAGCTGGCCGTTCAAGCCGGAAAAGATCCGCTTGATTTCCGGCGTCAACATTTGGGTGAAGAGCGCTATCAAACGCTCATCAACCGGCTGGAGGAAGTATCGGGTTGGAAAAACCGGAAGAAGAACGAAGGCTATGGCGTGTCCATCACCGAATGTTTTTCGAGCATCGTAGGCGAAGTAGTGAAAGTCTCCAAGAAAGCCGACGGCAAAGTGAAAGTAGACAAAGTGTGGGCCGTGATGGATTGTGGATGGTACGTGAACCCCGACATCATCCGCGCACAAGTAGAAGGCAGCATCGTGATGGCGTTGGGCGCCGCAACCGTTCATGCCACACACTTCAATGATGGCAAGGCCGTAGAGCAGAATTTCAACACCTACAAAATGCCGCGCATCACCGAGACCCCGGAAATTGAAGTGCACGTGGTCGACAACGAAGAAAAAGCAGGGGGCGTTGGCGAGCCCGGATTGCCGCCACTGTCCGCCGCACTGACCAATGCCATATTTGATTTGACCGGCAAACGCATTCGAAAGTTGCCGTTCAACTTGGAAGAAGTATAA
- a CDS encoding (2Fe-2S)-binding protein yields MASYTLKINSKTYTVEADPKMPLLWAIRDLVGLTGTKYGCGIAQCGACTVHMGGQPVRSCSIPVSVAAGKDLTTIEGLSTDNSHPVQQAWIKEQVPQCGYCQSGQIMAATALLKKSPNPTDKDIDTAMQGHICRCGTYPRIRKAIKTASQIMNQKASAK; encoded by the coding sequence ATGGCATCCTACACCTTGAAAATCAACAGTAAGACCTACACCGTAGAGGCTGATCCGAAGATGCCCCTGCTGTGGGCCATACGTGACCTTGTAGGGCTTACCGGCACCAAGTACGGCTGTGGCATCGCGCAATGCGGCGCTTGCACTGTGCACATGGGCGGCCAGCCTGTGCGCTCCTGTTCCATCCCCGTGTCCGTCGCGGCCGGTAAAGATCTCACCACGATCGAGGGACTCTCCACAGACAACTCCCACCCGGTGCAACAAGCCTGGATAAAAGAGCAGGTGCCCCAATGCGGCTATTGCCAGTCGGGTCAGATCATGGCGGCCACGGCCCTGCTGAAAAAGAGCCCTAACCCCACCGATAAGGATATCGACACGGCCATGCAAGGCCACATCTGCCGGTGCGGCACGTATCCGCGCATTCGCAAGGCCATCAAAACGGCCTCCCAGATCATGAACCAAAAAGCCTCTGCGAAATAA